A section of the Plasmodium knowlesi strain H genome assembly, chromosome: 3 genome encodes:
- a CDS encoding pre-mRNA-splicing factor CLF1, putative, whose product MNVNSKKLQVKNKNAAEVQITAEQLINEALDLEEVEQKVNYNLIDEDELNEYKISKRKEYEDKIRKRRYLISTYIKYALWEVKQKDIRRARSIFERALNIDYTNINLWLKYIEVELLNKNINSARNLFERAVLLLPMENIFWKKYAHLEEILNNFVNARNIYERWIKWKIDETSFLCYINFEERCREIDNCRNIFERLIVTLPKMECFYRFIKFERKYRNVDRARACFEKCIELLPPSFLDEHFYINFCNFEEENNEYERCRKIYIEALKILPKNKSEFLYKSFLQFQKKYADKEELDETLMIKERITYEEEIKKNPSDYDTWFNYIKLEESNINLVNKDRCVVRIRELYERAISIIPPVANKKFWKRYIYLWINYAIFEELHAENVQRARDVYRNVLKILKNQNFTFKKIYLLYANFEIRQMDIPKVRSIFNRAIESVKKEEIFEEYCEMELRLGNIKECRDIYAKYVEAFPFNSKAWISMINFELSLDEVERARQIAEIAIHLDDMKLPELIWKNYIDLEINLQEYENAKKLYERLLNITQHYKVYKSYAEFQYIYFDDIAKCREILENGIEFCKKNELVNERCILLNFLYEIEKDYGDKDVIDKTQKRLPKKIKKRKIIKKDDDEVVEEFITYVFPDDGNQSQNMKIFQKALEWKKKMEEERAREAKKQKKKENAEEEEEEKESNKEKGDDDDEEEDDERENDTE is encoded by the exons ATGAATGTGAATAGCAAGAAGTTGCAG GTGAAGAACAAGAACGCGGCGGAGGTGCAGATAACCGCAGAGCAGCTGATAAACGAGGCACTGGACCTGGAGGAAGTGGAGCAGAAGGTGAACTACAACCTGATCGACGAGGATGAACTGAACGAATATAAAATAAGTAAGAGAAAGGAGTATGAAGATAAgataaggaagagaaggtacCTGATTAGTACCTACATAAAGTACGCCCTGTGGGAAGTAAAGCAAAAAGACATTCGAAGGGCAAGATCCATTTTTGAAAGGGCATTAAATATAGACTACACCAATATAAATTTGTGgttaaaatatatagaagTAGAATtactaaataaaaatataaacagcGCGAGAAATTTATTTGAAAGAGCAGTTCTGCTGCTACctatggaaaatattttctggaagaaatatgcacacctggaagaaattttaaacaaTTTTGTGAACGCTAGAAATATATACGAACGATGgataaagtggaaaatagACGAAACCTCATTTCTGTGTTATATCAATTTTGAGGAAAGATGTAGAGAGATTGATAACTGCAGAAATATTTTCGAGAGACTTATTGTAACGCTACCTAAGATGGAATGTTTTTACAGATTTATTAAATTTGAAAGGAAGTATAGGAACGTGGATAGAGCTCGGGCATGTTTCGAAAAGTGTATTGAATTATTACCTCCATCTTTTCTGgatgaacatttttatataaatttttgcaattttgaagaagagaataatgaatatgaaaggtgcagaaaaatatatattgaggcacttaaaattttaccaaaaaataaaagtgaatTTTTGTACAAAAGCTTTTTACAATTTCAGAAGAAGTATGCTGATAAGGAGGAACTGGACGAGACATTGATGATTAAGGAGAGAATTACTTACGaggaggaaattaaaaaaaacccTTCTGATTATGATACATGGTTTAATTACATCAAGTTGGAAGAGTCAAACATAAATTTGGTGAATAAGGATAGATGTGTTGTCCGCATAAGGGAACTATACGAAAGAGCCATTAGTATTATCCCACCTGTGGCAAATAAAAAGTTTTGGAAAAGATACATTTACTTGTGGATTAATTATGCCATCTTTGAGGAACTGCATGCAGAAAATGTGCAGAGAGCTCGAGATGTATACAGAAATGTTCTGAAAATCTTGAAGAACCAGAATTTTACCTTTAAGAAAATTTACCTACTATATGCTAATTTTGAAATCCGGCAGATGGACATTCCAAAGGTGAGATCGATTTTTAACCGCGCCATCGAAAGTGttaagaaggaggagataTTTGAGGAGTACTGCGAGATGGAACTTCGCCTAGGGAACATTAAGGAATGCCGCGATATCTACGCGAAGTATGTCGAGGCCTTCCCCTTTAACTCGAAG gcCTGGATCTCCATGATCAACTTCGAGCTGTCCCTGGACGAGGTGGAACGCGCTCGGCAAATCGCAGAAATTGCCATCCACCTGGACGACATGAAACTCCCCGAACTG ATCTGGAAAAACTACATAGACTTAGAAATAAACCTGCAGGAGTATGAAAATGCCAAGAAGTTGTATGAGAGGCTTTTAAATATAACCCAGCATTATAAG GTATACAAAAGCTACGCGGAGTTCCAGTACATCTACTTCGACGACATCGCCAAGTGCAGAGAAATTCTGGAAAATGGAATCGAGTTTtgcaagaaaaatgaacttgTCAATGAAAGGTGCATTTTGCTGAACTTTCTGTACGAAATTGAGAAAGACTACGGGGATAAAGACGTTATAGATAAAACGCAGAAACGGTTGCCCAAGAAAAtcaagaagaggaaaatcattaagaaggatgatgatgaagtaGTGGAGGAGTTCATCACATACGTTTTCCCCGACGACGGGAACCAATCACAG aaCATGAAGATATTTCAGAAGGCCCTCgagtggaagaagaaaatggaggaagagCGGGCAAGGGAAGcgaagaagcagaagaagaaagaaaacgcggaggaagaggaagaagaaaaggagagtaACAAGGAGAAAggcgatgatgatgacgaggaggaagacgacgAGAGGGAGAATGACACTGAATAA